The genome window tctggattgccaggttgccactaatctaATTCAGTGTGGTCCACGTAAGATTGGATGACCAAAGGCATCTCCCgacagcctggaaggatacttaaaccctaactattcccttgtctagttagagcagctggtggatctttaggtgaagtcatgcggTCTCTCCTTTGATGCGCATCATTAtaaataaaactctgttcctgatttttcctactattggtctgactgggtcttcattaATCTGTGGTATCAATATTACCATCAAAGTGTACTTACGTTTGTTTGCCAGTGTTTCAAACACTGCAAGGTTCTGCCGTGTGGCAAAACGGCAATCTACCCTCTCTCCGTTGATGTGACACTGTGGCATGGTCTCCAGCAACTTCTGCAAGGAAGCCTCAGTGGACACCACAAGTTCAGCATAGCTGTTAGAGAAATAATGCTGATGAGACATCCATAAACACTTGTGGAATAAACTTATCCTTGATTAAAAGTGAAAACATACCCTCTGGACTGGCCGTTTGCCCGATTTTCTGCAAACTTGATTTCCAAAATGTCCTTGACTCCCATCGTGCTTGCCAAGGTTAACAGATCAGTGTCTGAGGTCCACTGTGTTTGTGAatacagagagaggaaaaccaTATAAATTAATACAAGAACCTACTTTAAAATAATGTGTTAAGTGATGAATAAGTGTTAAGTTCATGAAAAAGGGTAAAGAGGAACAGAGAGTGTATAATAAATTGGATGAAACAGTCAACATGGAAGCAATGGAACAGTGCAAAAGAAAATATCCAAATTTATTCAAAGTCAAAGTTAAACGGTCTGGAAAATCTCATGAAGACTCACCCAGGAGAAATTTCCAACATAGACTGAAAGCCTCTTGGTCTGTCCCCCACTGTAGCTGTATGTTATTAGTGGTTTGGGGTTATCATGTTTCTCCAGGTCTTTGTTATGTGTCCTGACGTCCCCTCCTGACATCCTTCTCTGATCCACAGAACCAGTTACTACATCATCATAAAGATCATTTGGATCCACTGAACCCATGAAGTCCCCTTCCTAATAAGAAAACAGAAGGAGTGAACACAATCCCTTTCTGTACACTCGATCAATTCCTTAATAATAAAACTAAGTTATTATTGTGGAACATGCTCTAAAACCTTTTGAAATACAAGTGATACGGTCAGTTAAACGGTTTGTCAATCTAGCCCGAAACTCACAAAGTTGACTTCCTCTGCTGAAACCACCATGCGAAATGTCAATTTATCTGCCCTCATAATGCCGCCAATACGTACAGGTGTTTCAAGTTACTGCAACTAACGAAGCGTTTGAAGAACATGAGCATGTGGTCTGTgatgtgaaacacactcaagtCATCAACGTCAATAATACCTCACCTCCCCATTGTTTTGATTGAAGTCATCGTAGATATCTATAAGTTCTGGCGCTAGACCATCCGGCGCTGCAGACGCCGCCATCCCCTTGTCTTTGAAACGTGGCCTTTGCAGGTCACGTTTGATTATGCTGTTTTATACCAGCCACTGTTCGATGTACAGTTAGCGCATGTACATGTTATGCACTTTGCCGCTTTCTAAATCTGAATGATAATATCAATTATTTTAACTGGATAGCTTACTAGGCTACCAACGACCCTCCCCCTCTTCACTCAAATTGCGAGCTTTCCGAATAATTCACAAAATATCAATTCACTTGAATGTTTAACAGAATAAACCTGAAAATCTGGGTAGAAATTTGCCACAGCATTTGTTCGCAAATTGGCATCCATGCGGCATTAGTTTTACGGAGAAGCAAATTTTGCTTTCCATCGAACATCACACAGCGGAAGCACAAACTatagcctgtgtgtttgtgatcaaAGTTCGGTTTGAAACAATGAATACATCATAAGGTTCCCCAAACATAGCGCACAGAAACGTGTCTTGTGCGACTAATAAGGTAATGTTATATCACTGGTCAAAATAAAACACGTATTTTGTGTTGTAAGTATTATGGATACCATTTTAAGTTGAAAGTGTATATTTAGATATTCCATTTCTGGAAATTGTATAGGTTTATTCATGCCCTCACCAAGATGGCCGTGAATTGAAGACGTGCATTTAACGTTATATGAAACTGTTGTGTAAATGTTCGTCCTCTTGAATGGCAACAACCTTCGTTGAGTCGATACAAGTGACAGAGGGTAGTGTTGTTGAAATCTTGAAAGCACAATGATGTCTGCTGTGTTAGCGAGGAGGGTGAGTGGCTCCAGTTATTAAATGCCTTTGTCTGTCGTTTTGATAGCAAATGTAAAAACGTAAGTGTTCTGTGGGAGTTGGGCTTGACCACAACTGCATAGGTTGTTTAGCAAGCTAACTTTAGCTGTAAGTTAAGGCAGAGTTGTTTGTTTGGGCACGGGGAAATAGTTATCTAACGAATGTAATATGCTATCCAGTATGCACAAATATTGTCCGAGTAGGGCCGATAGCAATCTGCTGACTTTTAGCCTAAGTTATGGCTCTGGCTATCACCTATCGTTACCTGTAAGCTAATGGCAATTCTTCAGCTAGCCTGTTATTTTGTTGGGGAAAGATAGCAGCACAACATGTCCGTGGATCAAATAATAACAGTGTCGGAGTAGATTTGGTTAATGTATCCTTATAACGTTGTGTTAACTGCTAGATAAGGTCGCTGTTCTGATATGAACATGTGTTATGAAATCGTCCGCAGCGGGTTTGGTAATGGACTGTACCATGAGAGGGTACGTAAAGGGTAAACATTCCAATATCTCATCTGTTCGTAAATGTGTGAATGCGGCAGACACTAGAAAATGTGTTTACATATTTAAtttgctttggttaaaaataaaagtaatcTCAGACTATGATTGCAATCATACACAGTTACTTCTGCACCAACAGAACATTTTCCAATGCAATAAACTGTGAATTAATGTTTTGTACCTATCAGCTTGTTGCTGGCGTCTATCGGGCTTCCCTACGTCCATCAATGGTTGGTGCAGTGTCTGCACGAGGTTACCGTGGTGATGCACCTGAACCCAATATGATTGAAGTCCCCCTGCCACCATGGGAGGAGAAGACGGGCGAGCCTATTGATATCAAGAGGAAAAGACTCTTATATGAGAGCCGCAAAAGAGGCATGCTCGAGAACTGCATCTTGCTCAGGTGAGACCGCAGATGCACACTAGAGGGGGCATCATCCCGTCTTCCCAAAATGTGTAgtgattgtaggcctacaagacTGTAAAATGTAAAGCTTCACATTCGTAGGCCTTTACAGTGCAATAAACTTGTGACACTttgtaatattattttatttgttattatttgctTTGTCTCAGCCTGTTTGCCAAGAAGTACTTGAACACCATGACAGAAACTCAGCTGCAGCAGTATGACCGAATAATCAATGAGCCAACCAACGACTGGGACATTTATTACTGGGCAACAGGTGAGGAGGGCCTGAGGAATGAAATAGTACAGTACGCTGTGTTTGGAAAATAGGGTCCCGCTGGATTTTCATGTAAAATttgatttttttgcatattttgctaatatagagtctaaggaacaagattgtttttgtcttcaaattttcacgatccatctttagtgtttttttcttcttatgttttaaaataagcgATTTATATCTAGTCCGAAaagtgattttcacattttcttctaattttttgaCAATTAATTCCACTTTTTGAACACAAAACCCCCAGATAATGTAGAAAGTTTGTTGGTTCTAAAACAATATCCATAGTCAAACTTTGAGTGTCTGAAAAGTGCAAAAACACCTCCACCCTTGTTGCTTATGTCAAAAACAATTTATTAATCTTTGCTTTTCTTGATGCTTTTCTTGACCTGCCATGTCATTCTATTGTCTACCTTAAGAGAAATTTGTCTTGGAAATAATCTATAATAGGACAGGCAACACAGTACACCACTAGGTGTCATAGGCATGGGTAGTTGAGTAACAGTAGgcaaaattaacaaacaaaagaatttatggtacaaacaaacagacaaaccacgGATGGCCCTCTCAGAGCCTGaactaatacaaaaaacaaataactcaAGGGACACTAAACCATGTGCATTTGCTCTCTTTAAAAGCAATGGGTTATCCACAGCCAACAGGCTGGGCGTGCCAGAGAAGCAATGAAGTCTTAGAATTAAGAATAAAGCCATGTTCTTCCAACAACAAAAACCACAAACACCCATGCGGCAAAAATATCAAATGACCAGCTGTGTTTCCCAGAGAGGAAGCTATGTATATGATCACCACCCACCGGTGGGCGTGTGCGCCAGCGCTGCAAGTCAGCCTTTCTGCATACACACCTGGCTTTAAAGTTCACCATCCTGGTAGCATACCTATCTACTGCCAAGGCCTGAAGGGGACGGGGAGAATATTTCTGCTACACTGGCAGAGAACTGTGTTCAGTTGTGAAAACAGTGTGTTCAATGTGAAACAGACTGTGGGAGGTGGAAGGGGTTTGAATGCTGTCCGGCAGTATTATGAGTGGAACGTCTTAAGGGGGCCCTTTTTCCCCATACAGCCTGATCTTATAGTGTGTGCCAATTCCATCAAGACACTCCACAATTTCATACTTGGTAGACACCCATGTATCCTGGATTTTGTGGCGACCGTGAAAATGGTTCTTGCAAAagagtttacatgtacattatatttagcagacacttcttgaccaaagtcactcacatactgtatgtcagctatattacaagggatcacattgtccccggagcaacttggggttaagtgccttgctcaagggcataacagtgaaagccgggaattgaacaactttcaggctactgcatgctagcccagctccttaaccactacactaccactgcccacTAGAAAAAGACTAGAGTGCCAGGTGGTATTATGGGTACAGTGTCAGGACTGCACACTGCAATCTCCCAGAAGAACTAAATTTATTGAGTTAAAAACATAACGCAACGTTTTGACCCACCAGGGTCTTCATCAGGCCTCCATCAGGCCGAAACGTTGCGTTATGTGTTATGATTGCAGTGTGCGGACAACTACTCTTCTTTCTTTGATAAGcttttttgtcctgcacctggcctCAGTGAGGTGGGATGTGCATACAACCACTTTGAAGAGGACTACAGTGTTAGGACCACCATGCCTATGATATGCCGCAGCCTCTTCTAAGTGTCTCCTAGCACTAGCATAGACAGAAGTCAGGTACTCTTGATGTTGCACCACCCAATCAGTCGGTGGACTGTCCCTGTGGTCACCTCCAGTATTTCCAAGTAGGTGGTCGACTGGTAACTGTGGCTTCTGACCGAACATCAGCTCATATGGGGAGTGCTGTGTGGACTGGTACACGGTGGTATTATAGGCGAACAGGAGCTGAGGGAGCAACTGGGGCCATTTACTCTTCTTTTCAGGGGGTAAGGTCCTGAGCAAGTCATGAAGTGTCCTGTTGAAACGTTCACATTGACCATTCCCCTCTGGATGATAAGTGGTGGTTCTAGTCTTTGTTATGATGTAGGTGTCACACAGGTGCTTCAACAGCTCCCCCTCAAAGCTGTGCATAGAACCTACATAGAACCATCTCTCAGTTAGAATCTTAGCTACGGTGGAAGCTCTCTGATCAGGGGTGGGAAAGGCCTGGGTAAACTTTGAGAAAACATTTGTGACTACCAGAACATTCTCTTGTCCTGTGCTAGCCCAATCCAAGAGAGTAAAGTCAATGGAGATTATCTAAGGCTTAGTGGGTAACATATTTCCCAAGAAGGTTCTGGCTTGGGTTGTCTTGCTTTAGCAAGCACAGTGCTCACACTCAGAACACCACTTTTGCACCTCATGCCACATCTGGGGCCAGTAGCACCTCTGTCATATCAAATCTGTGGTCCTGTCCACCCCCAGATGGCCGTGgttgttgtgtaggctagtgaGTACTTTGACTCGCAACACCTTTGGCAGTAAAAGCTGCAGCACTGGATCCCTGGAAGGAGGAGCCTGGATCGCTCGGTACAAGGTCATATCCACTTCCTGTATCTGGGACCACTGCTTTATCAACTGCGGACTTCCATTAGTTCACTCCACTTGTCTTAACGGGTATGTGGTCGTCCCTGTCACCAAAACCACAGGTATCTGGAAATACAGGGATCAATCCCTTGCAGGACTTTCAGGTCTCTTTCGGGTTCGACCAGGGATGGTGTCCACCATACAAGATTCTGTCATCCAAGAGTCTTGGATAGGTGCACTCGAGGCTTGTATGTTGGCTATGGCAAGAGGCAGGGGGACGTCCAAGCCGTGTGACACAGATCGCAAAGTGTTAGTGGGGCTTGTAGGAAGCCTAGAAAGGGTATCGGCATTGCAATTAGCTGTCCCAGGACAATATTTGATGTTGTAATAAAGAGGGCAAGCTGAGAATCCCAGCAATGTTCCAGAGCACCCAGTTTCGCTGACTGCAGGTATTGGAGGGGATTGTTGTCAGTGTACACGGTGAACGTGTTGCCCACTCACTTGGCCACAAACCCTGGCTAGCAAAGGCTATTGGTCGCTGTAACCCATCCTTTTCCTGTGACAGAACTGCCCCCAATCCTGCATGGCATGCATCCGTCTCTTAAGATAAAGGGACGACTGAAATCGGCATAACCTAGGACTGGTGCTTGAACAAGCCATTCTTTTAAGGCTCGGAATCCAGAAAAAGTTCTGAAGGCAAACCTGAACGTGACTACATTCAATGTTAACTATCCAATATTCAGATGTCTGtaattgaaatgtatgcaaattagtgcataattaatgagatattgttaaattacatgcataaacatatattttcagaaaacttgtaatgcaaaaaaagattgtctctacataaataatcaactagtaaagtttcatAAGATCAAGGAGTTAAATTTTTTACCCAATTCACCCGTTCTATGTTGCCTATGGAGGCCAGTTTTAGGCcgcaaatgctaattagcaggtttaaaacaaaaaaatcagctaagtaaatatgatattcagaatcagcacccaaaAATACCCTCTTTACCAGTGTTTTCTCACATTTGACCCCCAAGAGATAGTAGTCCCAGTcttaattatgcattatataaatgatgatgtcatctaagtgtgatggatcgtgaaaatttgaagacaaaaaaaaaatcttgttccttagactctactagcaaaatatgcaaaaaaaattaaatttttacAAGAAAATCCAGTGGAATTACACAAGACACCGTACTAAAAGGGTACTAAAAGTTTTATTTCagattgtaaattaaatgtTTATGTTAGACCTCTGCACAGAGTAGGTCTTAGCCCACAGATGTAAGTACTGTTGGTTGTGTCGTGTCTGCTGCTGTCATTCGTTTCAGCAATCCAAGAGAAGCATACACAACAGGTTGTGGAGTTTGGAATTTAAGGCTTTAGGTCTAATCtcatgggagaaaaaaaaagaactgctATGCAATGTTAACATGAAACGAGGGAAGATGCAAAAAACGGATATCTGCAATGATTAAAGACCGAAGTGaattacatttagcagatgcttctaTCCAAAGTGACATGCATATgattattacaagggccattgtccccagagcaacttggggttaagtgccttgatcAAGGCCACAagggtggaagccaggaattgaacccacaactttgcaggctactgcatgctggcccagctccttaacAACTACGCTACCACTGCCCCAAGACATCATGACCGCCTCACTTATCACTCCTGCACATGCATTAGCAAGTGTATATATGAAATGCTGAATAGTAAACAATTTGGATGTTTTCTCCCATTTTCCTCCAGAGGCTTTGCCAACACCTGAGCCGTACAGTGGCGAGGTCATGGATCTCCTGAAAGAGTTCACCAAGAACCGGCAACAGGAGCAGCGTCTGGATGCACCAAACCTGGAATACCTGGATGACGGCAAGAACTGAGCTGGCCCAAGGCCTATTCCAGAGACTTGAACATGATCACACGGCACAGGCAGAGTGTGTGACCACATACAATACAAAATGTTGGTATAATAGCTCAGACTTCACAGGCTTATCCTAGGCCCTTTAACGAGGCCATTTATTTTTTGAATTTATTGTATTTAATTTTTCTTAATGGTTTGAAATGGACTGTTGATGTATTTCCCACACATACATCTGTGTAAATCAACAGACAGGACTGAGTGACCCACACAGTCTGGGTTTCAGTATGTAAGAGACGGTATTGATTCATGTTTCATATGTAAAAATTGCTATGACTAGTTGCTGTCATGCGTGTTGACATGACAGGCATTGATCTAAAATGTGTACATAAGTGCATAATTTTATGAAGACTTGATTTAGTGCTTCTCTGTGCTGTTATGCTATTCTGTTTCctcttgaatgaatgaatgaatgaatgaatgaatgaagcagCAGAGTTAGTTGTAATATGTGGTGTAACGTTTGGCCCatgcaataaaataaagaaCTATTTAGTGTTTATCATATATGATTATGcagtgttttctttttcaaattaGAAATCTGGGCTTAACTTGATGAATAACCAATGTACCGGTAATACTAATCACATTCTGCTTAATGAGGGTTGGATCATGAAAAATGCATCCTGACTGATTTGCAGTACTTGTAAATGGACACATGATGGCAGCAGAGATCATACAATAGTTTGTCCTCCCTGATTCATCCATCATTCAATAAAAATCTGGTTATAGCTGTCTGTGCGAGACATCTATTATTAGTTCAGGTTTATCAGAATTGTAAAGAGTTTTTGCAAACTTATTTTTCAGCCTTGGGAGCAAAAATGAGAAAATATGACTAAATTTGACAggtgaaaaaaaatggtttgCTGTCAAATTTATGATTGGAAGGTGTTTCTTATAGTGTTGgcagtttgtgtgtattttgttctTCCCATGAACATTAGTATGGCAAATAAAAACTACCAGCTATTCACTGTTAGTATATTGCCATCAaagtcattttgtttttgtttgtgcccTGTACAGTTGATTCAGCAGTGACTTCACATACCCCTCAGGtgatcaacaacacacacacacacacacagtcaagcacACATTCACCCAGACAATGAGCTGTCCTGTTGAGTAGGTCTTTGAGAGTTGGGAAGTCCCTCCAGTGTGGATTCAGTGAGTGTTGCTGACCGTAACGGTGTTGTAGCCTTTGTAAGaggctgtgtttgtttgttagagGTTATGCTTAGAGGCAGTCTAAGGCCCGAGAGGGTGTGCAAAATCAAAGCTCAAATCGCTCCGCTGTCCAGCTGTCCACCACTGGCAAAGGCCAGCTGACAAATGATACACAGTACTCTTAACTcagcagaaaaaaaggaaatcacTCCTTGCACATCAATTTCCATACGTCATATCCAGACACTTTTCCTGCACTTgtttaaaagcacaaacaccATATGTTCTGCTGAGCATATTTTCAGTTGCTGAAAAACatacccaccctctctctctctttctctctcactctctcccacacgcacacacgcccacacatactcacacacccagttccccacagacagacagtgcaaGTGTTCGACCTCCCTCACAGGTGGAGTGTGTCTTTAAATAGCACAGGGAGGGTCCGAGTGAGTGATGGCTCTGACCCTGGtgccatctgtctctctgtggaCACCAGCATTGTCTTTTTGGCTTCATTGCTTTGCTTGCACGTTTGCAGCTAGTTTCTTTTGGtgctgtttgtttctttttccaTTGGCATATGTGGTCGTTTGCGATATGTATGGAAACATGCCTCATCTTTGTTCAAAGTGTTTACAGAGGTAAATGGAGAGAAGGTTGGAGAGATTCTCGTTTAATGCACAGGGGATTTTTTAGAAACAAGACATTAATTTGAAGCCAAGTGCATTTATCTCTGTTTGAGGGCTCtctgattttttatttattttttggaataTTTTTCATCTTCTCTAATTTGGCTCCACAGTTCATTTACATTAATGTGCTGTCCATTATACTTGCCCATCTGGCTTCGTGCCCCGGCATATTTCCTGGCTCATTCAGTGTGTGCAGATGCCTTCAGCACAGTCACCTCAGCACAGTTCCCCCAGGTCCCTCACCTCAATGTGTGCTGACCTGTGCCTGTCCCCCTCAGCCAGTGGACCTGTGGATTTCACAACTACTGCtttgcatatttttgtatttggcATGGCTCAGCTTGGTAAGAGCATGTTTGGAGAGTGGATTTGTCAGTCGCCCACTTGCgcccactcactctttctccacACCAATATGTGCCTGTCATTCTGGAGcgctgtgtgcgtgcgtcgtgACACTGGTCCCTTTCATCCGCTGTGCCCTCCCGCCTCTGAAtgccccctcaacacacacacacacacacagtcaagcacACATTCACCCAGACAATGAGCTGTCCTGTTGAGTAGGTCTTTGAGAGTTGGGAAGTCCCTCCAGTGTGGATTCAGTGAGTGTTGCTGACCGTAACGGTGTTGTAGCCTTTGTAAGaggctgtgtttgtttgttagagGTTATGCTTAGAGGCAGTCTAAGGCCCGAGAGGGTGTGCAAAATCAAAGCTCAAATCGCCCGCTGTCCAGCTTGTCCACCACTGGCAAAGGCCAGCTGACAAATGATACACAGTACTCTTTAACTcagcagaaaaaaaggaaatcacTCCTTGCACATCAATTTCCATACGTCATATCCAGACACTTTTCCTGCACTTgtttaaaagcacaaacaccATATGTTCTGCTGAGCATATTTTCAGTTGCTGAAAAACatacccacccctctctctctttctctctcactctctccccacacacacttccacacatactcacacacccagttccccacagacagacagtgcaaGTGTTCGACCTCCCTCACAGGTGGAGTGTGTCTTTAAATAGCACAGGGAGGGTCCGAGTGAGTGATGGCTCTGACCCTGGTGCCATCTGTCTCTGTGGACACCAGCATTGTCTTTTGGCTTCATTGCTTTGTTTGCACGCTTTGCAGCTAGTTTCTTTTGGtgctgtttgtttctttttccaTTGGCATATGTGGTCGCTTTGCGATATGTATGGAAACATGCCTCATCTTTGTTCAAAGTGTTTACAGAGGTAAATGGAGAGAAGGTTGAGAGATTCCTCGCTTAATGCACAGGGATTTTTTAGAAACAAGACATTAATTTGAAGCCAAGTGCATTTATCTCTGTTTGAGGGCtctgattttttatttattttttgaatattttttcATCTTCTAATTTGGCTCCACAGTTCATTTACATTAATGTGCTGTCCATTATACTTGCCCATCTGGCTTCGCGGCCCTCGCATATTTCCTGGCTCATTCAGTGTGTGCAGATGCCTTCCAGCACAGTCACCTCAGCACAGTTCCCCCAGGTCCCTCACCTCAATGTGTGCTGACCTGTGCCTGTCCCCCTCAGCCAGTGGACCTGTGGATTTCACAACTACTGCtttgcatatttttgtatttggcATGGCTCAGCTTGGTAAGAGCATGTTTGGAGAGTGGATTTGTCAGTCGCCCACTTGCgcccactcactctttctccacACCAATATGTGCCTGTCATTCTGGAGcgctgtgtgcgtgcgtcgtgACACTGGTCCCTTTCATCCGCTGTGCCCTCCCGCCTCTGAATGCCCcctcaaataataataataataaaaaaaaatacctctcCACTTGGCTCATTCCTCCGAGCTGTGTATCAGCCTGTCTCTCAGTGCTCAGCCCAGCTAGCTCTATCTCTGGCCTCCTGTCAGAGGCTGGCGCTCATTTAGGGGTATCTGTTTGCCTGTGCGTCTTCATTTACTTGATGCGTGTGATACGATCTTTGATGTCCCTCTTTACTGTGTCTGTcaagcagtgacacacacacacacacacacacaaacacacatgctggcCTTTTGAAGGTGCCCTGAGCAGGTGCACCCAGCTCAGAGTGATCAGGATGTTGTGAGTGTTCAAATGGCCATGTAGGACTTTgcatgcatgcgcgcacacacacacacacacacactgacacagatgGCAAAAAGTGCAGAAAATCAGTTTGCAAGATTGTGTAACCCAAACAAATGTCTTGGCTCAGGGTGGATCAGCTGAAGTGTGATTTCCAGTGTAATGTCAGGGTTATGCTATTCCTCTTCGATCTGTGGTGCTGACAGCAGGAAACGGCAGAtgagttatttggatgtgttcTTGCAACAGACAAGTGATGCACAAGGTGTTTCTAGAGCTCCTGATATCTGGGTGCTAAGCAAGGAATCATGATTAACTCAGTCTAACAGGAGTGGTGTGGAAGAAGGCAGAGTAAAGTGTTTAGTATCAACAGTACACCTCATCAAGATTCAGGAGATATCTTTAGCATACACTGCACAGATCATAATATGTATCTCATTCAGTCAATAATATTGGGAATTTCTGAGATGAAAGACTAAAAATGAAGCTACCAAACAATGTTTAATCAAGATAGTCAAGCATTTAGGACTTAAGGTGGTGTTGTTTCCATTTAGATTAAGCCACACCACTTTCATGTTCAAGAGTGACTGCTtcagttgttttgttgtttgggaGCACTTCTCGTAAACAGAAAAATCAACAAGTCATTTGATAACAAAATC of Alosa alosa isolate M-15738 ecotype Scorff River chromosome 14, AALO_Geno_1.1, whole genome shotgun sequence contains these proteins:
- the sdhaf2 gene encoding succinate dehydrogenase assembly factor 2, mitochondrial, which produces MMSAVLARRLVAGVYRASLRPSMVGAVSARGYRGDAPEPNMIEVPLPPWEEKTGEPIDIKRKRLLYESRKRGMLENCILLSLFAKKYLNTMTETQLQQYDRIINEPTNDWDIYYWATEALPTPEPYSGEVMDLLKEFTKNRQQEQRLDAPNLEYLDDGKN